The region GAGATTCAATAACGACATGGTGACCTCCCCCGGGACGGTGATAGGTATATCCAGGGACGATAACAGCCTCAAATTTTTTGGCAAAAATAGCAGGACCTGCCGGTGTGGACGCCTTTTTTCCCAGAAAATCCACGAATACGCCATCGGCGCCGCCATCCTGGTCAGCGAGAAATCCCAATACTTTGCCGTTTTTTAACGCCCGGGCGGCCTTAACAATTTCATTTGTACCACGGTTGAACACCTCAAGACCAACCAGTTTACGATATTCATTCAAAATGCGGGTATACTGGGCATTGGGCTGTGGTTTGACAATGGTTGTCATCGGAAAACCGGCAAACGCCAATGCCGCCCCCATCCACTCCCAGTTACCCATGTGCGCAGTCAAAAATACCACGCCATGCCCGGATTTCAGGCCTTCTCTCAAATTATCCAAACCTTCAATAGATACGTATTGTCCAATATTATCAGGTGTCAACGCCGGAGTATACATCACTTCCATAAGCGTCTGTCCTAAATTGCCAAATAACCGGCGGATCAAACCTTGCGCCTCCCCGCGGGAAATTCCCAATCCGCTCATGGCCTGCGCAATTCCCCGCTCACGCTGACGCTTGGCAATTAAATAATGCAAAAAACCCAATCCCCGGCCAATGCGGCATACCAACGAATATGGCAACAAACAAATCAAGCGACTAAGTGTCTTAAGTAAAAAATACTGCATGGGGTCAGGCCTTGCGTTTTTGCGTTATGAATTCATTCATACGCAATTGTAATGTCCTTGCTTGCGCAAGCAGCACATCATCGCGAACTACATCTTGAAACCCTCTTGTAATTTGCGAAGCATGTACTCCAAACATCTTTGCCAGCTCTACACCTGTCGCCAAATTGTTATTCAATGCCACATAAATTAATAATCTTCGGGCTGCCACAACATTTCTCGCCCTGCCGGGGCCTTTTAAATCATCGCCGCTCACACCGGTTGCCAGATAAATACATTGGATTAGGTCATCGATCGAAGATTTCGAAGTATCAACATATGTTACACTTTCACGTTCTTCCATGCACTTTGCCATATGCAGCTTTTCTCCTAACTCGTCTATACTGTCTTCTTTTCTACTTGACATTAAGCTCATATACTGGTTGACACTCCCCATGCCTAAAGGCAGGGGATTCTTAGGTGATTAAACCGAAGTCCATTTCTGGTATCGGAGTATGACCCCAAGTTCAGGGCTATGCCATTAGCCCGTCCCTGGGCAGAGCGTATTAGCTCCCAGGGCTGGCAGACTATCGCTTATGCTACACCATCTGCCACAGTTGCGGACATGATATTAATTGCTCCAACTCTATCCCGATGGGCTTTGTATCCGCAACCGCACTTGTATTTTCTGTCGTTGGCTTTGTTGAGTTCTCCACATTTCGGGCATTTCTGGCTTGTATGTTTTGGATTAACATACTCAACTTTAATTCCAGCCAGAGTTGCTTTGTATTCAATATATTGAGCCAAACGATAAAAACTCCAGACATGCAAATTCTTTTCGTTTTTACGGCTTGTTCTTGCCGTCTGGCGTATGCCAGAAAGTTTTTCAAGACGGATAACGGATACTTGGTTTTCTTTTCCGAAATTGACTATTTTACGGCTAATCTTATGGTCTTGGTCTTTCATCCAACGTTGCTCTTTGTTGTGGCGTTTTTCGATAGCTTTGAGTTTCTTTAGCTTACCGAGCTTACGGCGCACGGAATGATGTTTTCTTTTGATGAATTTGTTTTGTCTTCCGTTGCCTACGAACTTGGTCTTACCGCCTTCTACAACGGCTACGGCAGGGATTTTTAGACCTAAATCTACGCCCATAACTTTGTTGCCTTTAGACTGTTGTTCGGGCATTTCTACGGCTATTTGGGCTATGTATTTGCCTGATTTTTGCGTTATACGAAGACTACCGAGTTTGCCGTTTAACCGTTCCCGTTGGTAGTCGGTCAATACTACTTTAACTTCAATACGCTTGGACTTATCGGCAATTAATACAGGAAACGACAGGACATTTTCTTTCAGAGAATAGTTCTGGTTGTTCCAGATGGCAACAGGTTTTTTAAGAATTGGCACTCTGACTTCTTTTTGGTCTTCGGGCTTTAATCTGGCATTGGTGCGAACATTCTTTTTATACTTTTTAAATACGCTTTTAGCGTCTTGTATTGCTTGATTTTTTACTGCACTAGAAAGCTCTGCAACAACGGTTTTGCTAGTATATTTAAGGGTTGTATCGGCTTCTACGAAGTCTGCTACGATTTGGTTAACCAAGCGGATATATTCTTGGGTTGTTGCTTGAAGAAGGATATTCTGTTCTCTAGTTGGC is a window of Sporomusaceae bacterium ACPt DNA encoding:
- the lpxL_1 gene encoding Lipid A biosynthesis lauroyltransferase gives rise to the protein MQYFLLKTLSRLICLLPYSLVCRIGRGLGFLHYLIAKRQRERGIAQAMSGLGISRGEAQGLIRRLFGNLGQTLMEVMYTPALTPDNIGQYVSIEGLDNLREGLKSGHGVVFLTAHMGNWEWMGAALAFAGFPMTTIVKPQPNAQYTRILNEYRKLVGLEVFNRGTNEIVKAARALKNGKVLGFLADQDGGADGVFVDFLGKKASTPAGPAIFAKKFEAVIVPGYTYHRPGGGHHVVIESPLVYERCEDPGQELYQNTARMTKIIENAIKAHPEDWLWFMKRWNTKYKGD
- a CDS encoding IS200/IS605 family transposase ISClte2 — protein: MQITVKIKLEPTREQNILLQATTQEYIRLVNQIVADFVEADTTLKYTSKTVVAELSSAVKNQAIQDAKSVFKKYKKNVRTNARLKPEDQKEVRVPILKKPVAIWNNQNYSLKENVLSFPVLIADKSKRIEVKVVLTDYQRERLNGKLGSLRITQKSGKYIAQIAVEMPEQQSKGNKVMGVDLGLKIPAVAVVEGGKTKFVGNGRQNKFIKRKHHSVRRKLGKLKKLKAIEKRHNKEQRWMKDQDHKISRKIVNFGKENQVSVIRLEKLSGIRQTARTSRKNEKNLHVWSFYRLAQYIEYKATLAGIKVEYVNPKHTSQKCPKCGELNKANDRKYKCGCGYKAHRDRVGAINIMSATVADGVA